A region of Pseudomonas putida DNA encodes the following proteins:
- a CDS encoding chemotaxis response regulator CheY gives MKILIVDDFSTMRRIIKNLLRDLGFTNTDEADDGTTALPMLENGHYDFLVTDWNMPGMSGIDLLRKVRASEKLKTMPVLMVTAEAKRDQIIEAAQAGVNGYVVKPFTAQVLKEKIEKIFERVNG, from the coding sequence ATGAAAATCCTCATCGTTGACGACTTTTCGACGATGCGGCGGATCATCAAGAACCTGCTACGTGATCTGGGCTTCACCAACACCGACGAAGCCGACGACGGCACCACGGCGTTGCCGATGCTGGAAAACGGCCACTACGACTTCCTGGTGACCGACTGGAACATGCCGGGCATGTCCGGTATCGACCTGCTGCGCAAAGTCCGCGCCAGCGAAAAGCTGAAAACCATGCCGGTACTGATGGTGACCGCCGAAGCCAAGCGTGACCAGATCATCGAAGCGGCCCAGGCCGGCGTCAATGGTTACGTGGTCAAGCCGTTCACCGCTCAGGTGCTCAAAGAAAAGATCGAGAAGATCTTCGAACGCGTCAACGGCTGA
- a CDS encoding protein phosphatase CheZ, which translates to MDSSETSLGEFESTLKKHAQELVESLERGRFGEAVQLIHQLNQTRDRGLYQEVGKLTRELHSAIVSFQIDPHMPQAEEVSQITDATERLSYVVKLTESAANRTMDLVEESTPVLNDLAGEAKALSVDWQRFMRREVAAPEFRDLVKRVDSFLTHSAEGNRKVSGHLNDILLAQDYQDLTGQVIKRVTALVTEVESNLLKLVLMASQVDRFAGIEYDHQQLRAEKDQEKHPTRGEGPQIHADKREDVVSGQDDVDDLLSSLGF; encoded by the coding sequence ATGGATTCATCAGAAACGTCTTTGGGGGAGTTCGAATCGACCCTGAAGAAGCATGCCCAGGAGCTGGTCGAAAGCCTGGAACGAGGGCGCTTCGGCGAGGCGGTGCAGCTGATCCATCAGCTGAACCAGACCCGCGACCGCGGCCTGTACCAGGAAGTCGGCAAGCTGACCCGTGAGCTGCACAGTGCAATTGTCAGCTTTCAGATCGACCCGCACATGCCGCAGGCCGAGGAGGTTTCGCAGATCACCGACGCCACCGAGCGCCTGTCCTATGTGGTCAAGCTGACCGAGAGTGCGGCCAACCGCACCATGGACCTGGTCGAAGAAAGCACCCCGGTGCTCAACGACTTGGCGGGCGAGGCCAAGGCCCTGAGCGTGGACTGGCAGCGCTTCATGCGCCGCGAAGTTGCCGCGCCGGAATTCCGTGACCTGGTCAAACGTGTCGACAGTTTTCTGACGCACAGCGCCGAAGGCAATCGCAAGGTTTCCGGCCACCTCAACGACATTCTGCTGGCTCAGGACTATCAGGACCTGACCGGCCAGGTGATCAAGCGCGTCACCGCGTTGGTCACCGAGGTGGAAAGCAACTTGCTCAAGCTCGTGCTGATGGCCAGTCAAGTCGACCGTTTTGCCGGTATCGAATATGACCACCAGCAGCTGCGTGCTGAAAAAGATCAAGAAAAACATCCGACTCGGGGTGAAGGTCCGCAGATTCATGCCGATAAGCGTGAAGACGTCGTGTCCGGTCAGGACGATGTCGATGATCTGCTGTCCAGTCTGGGTTTTTAA